The following nucleotide sequence is from Salvia splendens isolate huo1 chromosome 2, SspV2, whole genome shotgun sequence.
tagttaGCTCACTTCACACGCACTTGACACTGATGGGAAATTCTGGGAAGGATTGGCGGTAGTTAGTTTCtttggtgtaacaccgtcctcacaggggcgaagatacaatcatTTACTTTTTCGTTGTTTTATCTCTCACCGTGAACTTCTTTGCCGGAAGCTCGGCGACTACTTTTGTgtttgaaccttatttccgtGGTTATGGCagtttctattttctgttttaCGTTGGTTTCTGATGTTTGATGTGGGTTTTACtgattttggatgcttttcgcaattgactgttgaattggagttgaGATTAGTTGAATCTTAGTTGGTTAGTTGTGGAATGGTTTGAATCGGAGTGGATGGATATGGATCTGGGTGTTGATGAGTTTGCATCGGTTGGATCTGGAGTGGATTGTGGTTTGGAGAAATGAATCTGATACATACTTGTTGGATCTGCATGGCTGTGTCTGTTGCTTTCGATTTACTCAACCTGGTAGCTTAGATGTGATAGTTTTCTGCTTAATCGTAATGTCTGAGATCTGATCCATGTTTACTCTGCTTTTGATGGTCTGTTTTGTTCATGTTCATATTTATTTgcggaagaagatgaagatcgtTGGTAGTTAGACCCAGATCCGTTGTTTGTTTACTTTTGCAGCTTTCTTTGTCGTAGTAGCTAAATCGGGAATCTGTACCACTGCTTTCTCATGCTCTTTTGTCTAACCATTTTAGGAAACCTTTTTACTTGACCTAGTAGTTTGATGAACCCTGTGTAGTTAATTTCAAGTTCTTGAATCATGAATGCGCTTGTATTTCTTTGTTCTTAGGTCCAATATTTGAGTGCTTTTAATTCTCATGACCtagtagtttaaaattctcgacCCACTTATTGTGTGGCAGTAGTCAACCCTCTCAAAACCTTCCAAATGCATGCTAACACATCCGTCCTCGTGTGATCGATCatttacttccctatactagccaatagtgtagtGGATTGAGGTTTTGAAACGGGAaaagtgtgtgtccaacgaccgaaTTATGAAGGTTccacgatctcctagaccctgcgATCTAGCGAATTCTCTGGACCCTGTGGGATTGTGATACATCAATTACCACACTCCTTTTCTCCGTGACTTCAACCAACAACCGGAGGGCTTTTTCTTCGGACTGCGGCGTTGGATCTAGTGGCTTGGTCGACTTTGTCTTCTTCCCCTTCATCTTGGCCGATGGGACGACTGTCTGTTGGATTGTGTGCCAACACTCTCCTCCATAGGAGGGTGGGTTCGAGTCGATGGCATTGCCCCTGCCACTGCTAGTGTAGCTACCAGTGGCATTGACCTTGGTCCTTCTCGAGAAGGAAGTCGTCGTAGTACTTGAACTAGATTTGTAGTGTATCTGATGTTGCTAGTCTTTTCTTCTTAACGACTTGAAGGCTGATTGATTGGATAAGTTATGGTATTATAGGCTCTTCAACTACCAAACAATCAAGAGTTATATAACACAACCATGGATTGACAAATAAATCAATGAACAAAAATTAGAGTGGATACACATCCCATGCTTGCTACCGTGTTTCTAAAAGAAGCTACACACATCTTCCCTATTCTGTCTAAGCCTAACATTTCACCGGTCCATCGAAGACTCGGTTTCCTTCCCTTCAATGCTCAGACGGGACACCGATGAAGCTGTGCCTTCGGTGATTCTGTTGGATACAGAACCAATTCCTTGTTGTACATTGCTGCAGTTCTTCACTTTAGACTCGCCCCCGAGATAGTTTGTTAGGACTCGTCTAACACCTAAGCCACGTCGTGGAGGCTTGTTGCAGTTGCCCCCGATGAACGGTGTCCTCTCCCCTCTGGCAGGGCTGATCAGCGGAGCCGGGGAGAAGCTAGGCGTGCTATATGCTGAGCGGTAGGGAGTGCCCGAGACGGGCACGCTGAATGGCATCAACAGCTTCTTCTGAGAAACCACACTCATTGTTGAAAGTTTCTCAGACTGCTTGTTTATGTTGTCAACGTAGAGTAGATCCTCAATCCGCGCTACAATATTGAATGCAAGGCTCTCCAACACGCGCGAGTAGCTCTCCAAGATCGCCTTCCCGACATCCTACAACAATTCACAAACACATTATTATTACATCAATCCACATCACAAAAGAGGGTGTGTGTTTAATTTTACCTTGTTGCATTGTATCTTGGTACTATCCAGTGTGGTTTGTGTTAAACCCGGGAATCGCTGCTTCAAGCAGTGCAAGAGGGTTTCAGCTCGTTCAGCGAGGAACTGCTCCCTCTTGTCCCCATCCATCATCAGATCCTTAACGATCTCCCAAGATGACTTGCTGGTCGAACGGTTTGGATGAGTTTGTGGCCTTGGATGCTGCCTTCTCCGCCAAACGTAGATTGCTGCCTCCACCCGGTTTGCTATCTCCAGAGCAACGTGCTCCGATGACAAGTCAAGGCAATCAAGCAAGCACTCGGAGGAGAAGTGACATGATGTTATGTATCGGTAGATGACATCCCCTAGGCATGCTCTCCCGTtctacaattaaaaaaacacgaATCAGAAACTTCCTCTTTCGAATTCTAGCGTTGAAAATCCGAATAATAAACCTTTGGGAGTGTTTCCAAGTATGACTCAGGTACTTCCATTTCAGCCAAAGCAATGCTGTTGATAGCCATAGCAGCTTTGAGTATCTGGCTTGCGAAATCGCGCTTGTTGATCAGCTGCTTCTTCGAGGCTTCAG
It contains:
- the LOC121761773 gene encoding rop guanine nucleotide exchange factor 5-like: MASATGKKKEASELASDDSVSGPTGSSSSESRSSSDNSCSAQLSWPIKKASNQSIKNPQLNAECCDSENALTKQTSNLSEMEMMKERFGKLLLGEDMSGGGKGVCPALAISNAITNLCATVFGQLWRLEPLQQEKKTMWRREMEWLLCVSDYIVELKPSWQTFPDGTRHEVMTSRPRLDLVINLPALQKLDNMLLEILEGFTQTEFWYVDQGMVAPESDDGSASFREATQRQEDKWWLPVPRVPPGGLPEASKKQLINKRDFASQILKAAMAINSIALAEMEVPESYLETLPKNGRACLGDVIYRYITSCHFSSECLLDCLDLSSEHVALEIANRVEAAIYVWRRRQHPRPQTHPNRSTSKSSWEIVKDLMMDGDKREQFLAERAETLLHCLKQRFPGLTQTTLDSTKIQCNKDVGKAILESYSRVLESLAFNIVARIEDLLYVDNINKQSEKLSTMSVVSQKKLLMPFSVPVSGTPYRSAYSTPSFSPAPLISPARGERTPFIGGNCNKPPRRGLGVRRVLTNYLGGESKVKNCSNVQQGIGSVSNRITEGTASSVSRLSIEGKETESSMDR